Part of the Zingiber officinale cultivar Zhangliang chromosome 6A, Zo_v1.1, whole genome shotgun sequence genome, tatgcaagtgttagcttaaagatttTGAGAAGGGTTGTTTGCCTTTTGTCTTtataggactaaccaacaacccccttctagccggccgcaatggtcctacaagtggtattagagccgagacgcctcagaaggattaaccgtcgtctgaagcaacaaaacaatggtcggagctagcgaatatccacTAACATTCggggggagttttcttcatggaagaaacaaatggagttatatctaaactctgattctggtatttttcaataatgaaatttggttatgaagaaccgaagaacgtgaatggagaagaaatcgatttacgCCTCTGGACCAACAAACAACGTAAAGAATCGATGGCAAACGAATGGGcaaaatttcatcttctaaccgtaataccaaatgaagatctcgacagaattagcgaatacaaaagcgcaaaagaactttggaaaaagttcttggAGCTCCACGATGAACCAGCTGAAGTCGAGGACGAATCCAACACCGATTTGCCATCTGAAGAGTCCGATACCGAGGTAAGAACCACAATAGCCCCAACAGTCGAATTCCATCCCGAagccacagaaagctcatcccataTGAGCATCGTTGAAGAGGGAGAGACTTCGAAAGAAAGCAAGTCGACAGAGGGAGAATCAActgccgaaaaggtaagtcaggtatggctTTCTGAACAATTGGCACACTCAATTGAAAAgttgcctgaaaatttttgcgaatcaaAAATTCAATCATCGAAAAAGTTTTTCGGTTTACCAATATTATCAAaagattttttcgaattacaaaatgttttgacgaaagattcttgcaaactaaaaatattatcgaaagagtttctcgaattacaaaaaaattttgacgaaagattcttgcgaattacaaattattttgtcaaaagaatttttcaaaatagaaaTATTGCCAAAAGATACTTGCAAGttataaaatattttgtcgaatgaatcttgcaaattagaaaaattatcaaacgaatttttaccaattattttgtcaatacaatttcttgcatgtttaatatttgttgctttaaTGTTGAAAGAAATAGTCTGTCGATTAAAGTATCTCAACAAACTATTAACAgatattaacatgatacaattcttcacatgttcaaattttcttacttcaaatttgagaaattgtaataagttaaaatggaaattaaaaaccttctgataaaagtataaaaaaaattgatgaaataaaattaaaaataaatacatagatttttttattatttctacgtgttccaaaatttttttatgcataaagttttctactgagaaaattcttaattttcatgacgaaaacttagaaattttccaaaagttatttttaatttagaaattttctctgatattttgagattTCTTTTGTGgaaattattacaaaattttcaaagttctcaaaattttctaaaagttctgaatgacttagaaattttctttgacttggaaatattttttctgaAAATCATTGGGATtgatttttataagtttctaagtgtcaacctttagacttttcttgcaaccccaattttttatgtgatcaaagggggagaagaaaaagtataagtctagggggaggtagaaaaattgcaaatttgaatttttgaaatttaatttttctatcttgttgcacgttattgaaaaattgaatattgaaaattgtttaattttcatatctatttttgaccctaccttaacttgggttgatcacatcaaaatggggagattgttggaaccccaaggttgttttggtgtgatcaacaagttaagttaggtcctatgtgtttctaaccttgtgtctaagtgtgcaggagcttaggagcacaggtactcgagcggaagaagTAACTAGTGAGAAGGGCAgcacgcagtgcgtccgagggacgaggtgctgcggaagagtaccccgatggacgagaaggaagcgtgcggtggttccaagggacgaaagccggagcggaagattgctcggggagcaagagacgcagctagcgagaaggtcagcacggagtgcgaccgagggacgaagactacggatgagtacgctggtgggcgagaagaaagcacgcagcgattccgagggacgagaagtcggagcggaaggctgctcgagaagaccggaatttgggttcgggtgagccccattctggagatcacccaagtaagcggatccggagcggaagacccggactgaggcgggactgaaacggagtagaggtcccggacaaaaaagtcaaccagagttgactttcggggtccggggcgcctaGAGCAAACCGGTgggcccggggcgcccggacccctctagggtgcccggaacccttccgggcgcccggaccagccttttgaccaggattaagttttgactcgatcttttcgttgggggataaagtttatccccccaagagcgcccggaacccttcggggcgccccgaccaaggctataaatatagccttggtccagaagctttcaactATCACGAAcatttcatttccaaacactcgtatgctttagttgtagttaaacttctgtttctgcgcttcaacattgtaagaggcgtCTCCGCCTGAAGGtgttttagtgcttaatcttcattggattaacaaccacatcggttgtaaccaagtaaatccctgtgcctcgttctttttaatattctatttACTTTCTACTTATTATTTATGCAATTATTAGCTTAAAgatttcgagaagggttgtttgccTTTTGTCTTTacaggactaaccaacaacccccttctagccggccacaacgGTCCTACAATGATCACAGTTGGTGGACCTTTAGGCATGGCTTCTATGAACTtcgtaagcaaccaaacaaacgactctgttttctcatcacttagaaaGGCACGGCCAAATACAAttctctgatgatgatgattaactcctacgaAGGGTGTaaaaatcaacccatatttgttggtgttatatgtggTATCAAATACAACTGCATCACCAAAGACGTTGTATGCCCTCCTCGATACATGATCCACCCAAAATTCACCTAGTGAATCTTTCTGTTGAATCAGTCTCATAATCATTGAAAAAGGTggaattcttctctttctccatTGCAAAAATCTCAATAAGTGTTTCAGTGTCAAttcccttttgttcatcccttagctcTCTTTCAAAGTCTCTAGTATCCCGTTCAGTGCAACCGAGATGCTCAGGGACTCCAGAATCTATCTCCAATAATTGGACTTGTTGTCAAGTTGACACATTAGCCTCTAAAAACTGCTGCATTAATACTTTCTTGGCTTCAGAAACATGGCGATGTGTGCGAGGCAAATGCACCTTCGAAGGAgtcgagagtggatgattatgactttccaTGATTTTTGTGACAATCCAATTTGGGTCGGTCTGTTCTTTAACCAGTGAAAGTTTTTCCCTACATCCAGTCCTTACTTCCCCACGTGCTCTTTCCTTTACACTGTTAACTTGTGCTTCTTTTTCCCGTTTATAATctgtatgtccttctttaaagcatataaATTGTTTCCATTCAACTTCATTGGTCCTCTTATTTTTCTTACTATTGCCTAATCTTGCACTAAAGCCGGCTTTACgtgcatattgattatagaaCAAAAAGGTCTCCTCCAATGATTGAAATTCCATCCCCGTCTATGGTTTTCGATCTTCAGCAACTAAGGGAATGTATAGTTGCTTAGCATCATAGGTGACTCCCATTGCTAGAGAATGACATATTTAGCCCAAATTAGCTCGTAGAGTTTAGTAGGATATTCTAGAAGGCGACTCAAAATCATATGAACACTACTAATTCAAATCCTAATTACAAAGTGAAGAGTCAAATTAACTTACGACAGACGAATATTCGAAGGCAAAAATCAGACATCGTAGGGAGGTTGGGAGGTGAAGCTATGGTCCCTACTCTC contains:
- the LOC121994744 gene encoding protein FAR1-RELATED SEQUENCE 5-like — translated: MEFQSLEETFLFYNQYARKAGFSARLGNSKKNKRTNEVEWKQFICFKEGHTDYKREKEAQVNSVKERARGEVRTGCREKLSLVKEQTDPNWIVTKIMESHNHPLSTPSKIDSGVPEHLGCTERDTRDFERELRDEQKGIDTETLIEIFAMEKEKNSTFFNDYETDSTERFTR